In the Kribbella sp. NBC_00482 genome, one interval contains:
- a CDS encoding glycosyltransferase family 4 protein yields the protein MRIGLLLAESRGGIGQHVASLVPRFVSAGHEVVVCAPPGTAEHFEFAPATVVSQAAGLRECDVIHAHGYRAGMTALRDRSRLRPLVVTWHNAVIAPGPRGLVMRMGQRLVARGADLTLGASSDLVDLAKSLGARNAQLAPVAAPAMPRIRARRAAVRRELGLGDQPMVLTVGRLAPQKDYPTLLSVASRVHESTPDAVFVVVGDGPLRDNLQARIDAEELPVRLLGHRNDVADLLGAADVFLLTSHWEARALVLQEAMQVGVPVVATAVGGVPELVGDSAVLAFPADADGLADGVRAVLAEPDTANAMRTRGRELASRWMDEDAVAKNLLDIYAGLVATGG from the coding sequence ATGAGGATCGGGCTGCTGCTCGCGGAGTCGCGGGGCGGCATCGGGCAGCACGTTGCCTCGCTGGTGCCGCGGTTCGTCAGTGCGGGGCACGAGGTGGTGGTGTGTGCTCCGCCGGGCACGGCCGAGCACTTCGAGTTCGCCCCGGCGACCGTCGTCTCCCAGGCGGCCGGACTGCGTGAGTGCGACGTCATCCACGCGCACGGCTACCGCGCCGGCATGACCGCGCTGCGGGACAGGTCCCGGCTGCGGCCGCTGGTCGTCACCTGGCACAACGCGGTGATCGCCCCCGGACCACGAGGACTCGTGATGCGGATGGGGCAGCGGCTGGTTGCCAGAGGCGCTGACCTGACTCTGGGGGCGTCCAGCGACCTCGTGGACCTGGCCAAGAGCCTCGGCGCCCGCAACGCGCAGTTGGCACCTGTGGCCGCTCCGGCGATGCCACGGATCCGTGCACGACGTGCCGCCGTACGGCGGGAGCTGGGACTCGGCGACCAACCCATGGTGCTCACCGTGGGGCGTCTGGCGCCACAGAAGGACTACCCGACCTTGCTGTCCGTCGCTTCCCGCGTACACGAGTCGACTCCGGACGCAGTGTTCGTGGTCGTCGGTGACGGACCGCTGCGGGACAACCTGCAGGCGCGGATCGACGCGGAGGAGCTGCCGGTCCGGTTGCTCGGTCACCGCAACGATGTGGCCGATCTGCTCGGTGCGGCCGATGTGTTTCTGCTCACATCGCACTGGGAGGCGCGTGCCCTCGTCCTGCAGGAGGCGATGCAGGTCGGCGTACCGGTGGTGGCCACCGCGGTCGGCGGCGTACCCGAGCTGGTCGGGGACAGTGCTGTACTGGCGTTTCCCGCTGACGCGGACGGGCTGGCGGACGGGGTACGGGCCGTCCTGGCGGAGCCCGACACCGCGAACGCTATGCGGACACGCGGCCGGGAGTTGGCCTCCAGATGGATGGACGAAGACGCGGTGGCGAAGAATCTGCTCGACATCTACGCGGGTCTCGTCGCGACCGGTGGTTGA